GATGCCCTCACGAAGGTGATCGAGGGCGAGCAGGTGGTCTTTCCACTGACGGTCAACCGTATCCAGGAGGAGGAATTTTTCGAGCCGGGCGAACTCCGCTTCCCCGAACTCCTCGGCTCGCTGCTCATAGTGGGCCTTCGCGCCCTCGACCAGCATTTCTTCGAGTTGCGGCCGATTGACAGTCGCCCAGTCCACACCGAGTTCTTCTACCGTAAGCCCGAAGTAACTGCGATACTCCTTCTCGAGGCCATCGGCCTCCCAATCCGCCGGATCACTTTCCTCGGGGCAGTAGTGATCCACCAGAGAGGCGATAATCTCGTCGACCACCCGCATGATGTAGTTTCGACCCTCGAGCCCTTCGAGAATCCGGCGCCGCAAGCTGTACACCGCCTCCCGCTGCTTGTTCATGACATCGTCGTACTCGAGAAGGTGCTTGCGGATTTCGAAGTTGCGCCCTTCGACCTGCTTCTGCGCGCGCTCGATGGACTTCGACACCATTTTGGATTCGATCGGGATGTCCTCTTCCATCCCGAGACGATCCATCATTTTTCGCACCCAATCAGATGCGAAGATCCTCATGAGGTCGTCCTCGAGCGAGAGAAAGAAGCGAGACGAACCCGGATCGCCCTGCCGGCCGCAGCGGCCACGGAGCTGGTTGTCGATGCGTCGTGATTCGTGGCGTTCGGTGCCGAGGATGTGCAGACCTCCCGCTTCGAGCACTTGTTTTTTCTGCTCGGCGCATTGCTCTTCATACCGGGCCAGCGCGCTGGAATACTCCTCCTCGTCGCTGGCCGGATCAGCTTCTATTCTGGCCAGGCTATCCGGGTTGCCTCCGAGCACGATGTCGGTACCTCGGCCAGCCATGTTGGTGGCTATGGTCACCGCCCCGAGTCGCCCTGCCTGCGCCACGATATCGGCCTCCCGTTCGTGGTATTTGGCGTTCAGGACGACATGCTTGATCTTTCTCCTCTGGAGGAGTTTCGAGAGCTTCTCGGAGTTCTCGATCGACACCGTTCCAACCAGCACCGGCTGCCCGTTGGCGTTGCACTCCTGGATTTCGTCGATCACCGCGCGAAACTTCTCCTTCTCGGTCTTGTAGACGACGTCGGCATGGTCAGCCCGAATCATCGGCATGTTGGTCGGGATGACCGACACGTCGAGTCCGTAGATTTTCTCGAACTCCTCGGCCTCGGTTTCAGCCGTTCCAGTCATGCCGGCGAGCTTGTCGTACATCCGGAAGTAGTTCTGCAGGGTTACCGTGGCCAGGGTTTGATTCTCGGACTGAATTTTGACCTTTTCCTTCGCCTCCACAGCCTGGTGGAGGCCGTCGGACCAGCGCCGGCCAGCCATCAGCCGTCCAGTGAACTCGTCGACGATGGTGACCTCGCCGTCTTTGACGATGTACTCCTTGTCGCGTTGATAGAGAGAGTGAGCGCGAAGCGCCTGATTGACAGCGTGCAGAATCTCGATGTTGGACGGTTCATAAAGGTTGTCCACACCGAGCATCTTTTCCGCTCGCGCCACACCCTGTTCGGTGAGCGACGCAGACTGCCCTTTCTCGTCGACCAAGTAGTCGCCGGTCACCTCCTTGTTCCCGTGCTTGTCCTCTATCTCCTCACCCTTTCGAAGCCGGGGAACGATGGCGTCGACCTTGTAGTAGAGGTCTACTGAAACTTCCGACGGACCGGATATGATCAACGGCGTCCGCGCTTCGTCGACCAAGATCGAGTCGACCTCGTCGACAATCGCGAAAACGTGATCGCGCTGCACCATTCGATCGAGCTCGAATTTCATGTTGTCGCGCAGGTAATCGAACCCGAACTCGTTGTTTGTGCCGTAAGTGATGTCGGCGGTGTAAGCCTCCTTCCGCTCGGCATCGTTCATCGAATTCTGGATGCATCCCACCGAGAGGCCCAGGAACTCATATATCCGGCCCATCCACTCCGCATCGCGCCGTGCCAAGTAATCATTGACAGTGACCACGTGGACGCCACGTCCGGTCAACGCGTTGAGGGCAACTGGGAGGGTCGCGACCAGCGTTTTGCCCTCTCCGGTACGCATCTCCGCGATGCGACCCTCGTGGAGGACGATTCCGCCCATCAACTGAACATCGAAATGGCGCATCCCAGTTGTCCGTTTACTCGCTTCACGGACGAGCGCAAACACCTCTTCGAGCTCGGGGTCGAGAAGCCCCTGCACCTTTACGCTTCGCTCACGCCGATCCTCCGGCAGGTCGGTGACCGCGGCCTGCACCCGTTCCCTGATCGCCTGGAATCGACTGCGCAGGGCATCGTCGTCGAGCGTTTCCAGTTCCGCTTCGTATGCATTGATGGCCTCGACAACCGGTCGCATGCGCTTCACATCGCGCTCGTGCTTCGACCCGATTACGAGCTCAATACCTTTCTCGAATAGGTTCATCCAAGACACCTCGTTGATGACAAAATGCCGGGGGAACCCCCGGCGCGACGTTTACTCCCGGATTCTCGGCACCGGCACCGTCGCCGGTTCTCGGCAGCCTAATCCAGCGCGCCGCCGAATGCAACGACACCAAGGTTTGATTTATGAATTTTGAGTTTTGAATTCCCATCCATCCCCCCGGTTTTCAGGGGTGGGTTGGGGGGATTCAAAATTGAGAATTGAGAATTCAAAATTGAAAAGGAGTTTCCGCGATGCAAAAACGCACCCCAAGGGGCGCGTGGAAAAGCTTCGGGTAGGTGCCGTCTAGAAGGCGTCGAGGATGAAGTAGAGCGGGTTCTTCGCCGCGCCATCTTCGTGAACCTCGTAGTGCAAATGAGGCCCGGTCGATCGCCCGGTGTTTCCAAGGGCACCGATCTCTTGCCCGCGGCTGACGACGTCACCTGGCTCGACATCGATTCTGTCCAAGTGACCGTACACTGTCGTGAAACCGAAATCGTGCGAGATGCGAACCGTCTTGCCGAGGCCGCCGTTACGCCCGGAGAACACCACGATACCGTCCGCCGGTGCCTTGATCGGAGTTCCCCGTCGAGCCGAGATATCCAGACCGCGGTGGAAAGCCAGTCGGCCGGTGAACGGGTCCTTGCGGCGACCGAAACCATCGGTGATCAAACCAAAGACCGGCGCGACTGTCGGTGTCGATGCAAGGACTTTCCCCTGTTCGCTCAATCGACCCTCGACCAGGTCCAGCTGAGCCTGAACCCAGCGACCTTGAGCTGTCAAAACCTCCGGGGATTCAGGGAGTCGGTCATACGGGCCTCCGCTTCCGACTCGGATCTGCGACCCTGCCGGACTCGCGAATCCCGCACCTGCCGACTCCATGCCCGCAGCAAGGGCGAGCCTGGCGGTCCGCTCCTCGAACTCATCGAGTCGGCCCTGCACCTCGGAGACCGTGACTTCGAGCTGCTGGTTGACCTTCGCGAGCTCCGCGTTTTCACTTTTCAGACGCTGCACTTCGAGCCGACGATTGACGGCGTTTCCGGTGAAGGCAATCGCTATCACCGAGAGAA
Above is a window of Acidobacteriota bacterium DNA encoding:
- a CDS encoding peptidoglycan DD-metalloendopeptidase family protein codes for the protein MPGRMNTIIIVPHNKARFLKFSFSTKTLVMASCFVLTALILSVIAIAFTGNAVNRRLEVQRLKSENAELAKVNQQLEVTVSEVQGRLDEFEERTARLALAAGMESAGAGFASPAGSQIRVGSGGPYDRLPESPEVLTAQGRWVQAQLDLVEGRLSEQGKVLASTPTVAPVFGLITDGFGRRKDPFTGRLAFHRGLDISARRGTPIKAPADGIVVFSGRNGGLGKTVRISHDFGFTTVYGHLDRIDVEPGDVVSRGQEIGALGNTGRSTGPHLHYEVHEDGAAKNPLYFILDAF
- the secA gene encoding preprotein translocase subunit SecA; this encodes MNLFEKGIELVIGSKHERDVKRMRPVVEAINAYEAELETLDDDALRSRFQAIRERVQAAVTDLPEDRRERSVKVQGLLDPELEEVFALVREASKRTTGMRHFDVQLMGGIVLHEGRIAEMRTGEGKTLVATLPVALNALTGRGVHVVTVNDYLARRDAEWMGRIYEFLGLSVGCIQNSMNDAERKEAYTADITYGTNNEFGFDYLRDNMKFELDRMVQRDHVFAIVDEVDSILVDEARTPLIISGPSEVSVDLYYKVDAIVPRLRKGEEIEDKHGNKEVTGDYLVDEKGQSASLTEQGVARAEKMLGVDNLYEPSNIEILHAVNQALRAHSLYQRDKEYIVKDGEVTIVDEFTGRLMAGRRWSDGLHQAVEAKEKVKIQSENQTLATVTLQNYFRMYDKLAGMTGTAETEAEEFEKIYGLDVSVIPTNMPMIRADHADVVYKTEKEKFRAVIDEIQECNANGQPVLVGTVSIENSEKLSKLLQRRKIKHVVLNAKYHEREADIVAQAGRLGAVTIATNMAGRGTDIVLGGNPDSLARIEADPASDEEEYSSALARYEEQCAEQKKQVLEAGGLHILGTERHESRRIDNQLRGRCGRQGDPGSSRFFLSLEDDLMRIFASDWVRKMMDRLGMEEDIPIESKMVSKSIERAQKQVEGRNFEIRKHLLEYDDVMNKQREAVYSLRRRILEGLEGRNYIMRVVDEIIASLVDHYCPEESDPADWEADGLEKEYRSYFGLTVEELGVDWATVNRPQLEEMLVEGAKAHYEQRAEEFGEAEFARLEKFLLLDTVDRQWKDHLLALDHLREGIGLRAYGQRNPLVEYKRESFALFEDMWERIEDHVVKFLYHAEPVEDMQLKRRGVSTTLSHPEAQGLASSHAQQERAANTPVSAPDAKPTTVRRNQPKVGRNDPCPCGSGKKYKKCHGAANVQKG